The sequence GATGATCTCTCCAAGGAGGTAAGGAGAGAATTCCTTTGGACTCCCCTAAAAGATCTAATCCTGTTTTTTCCCCAAAGCCAAAATCTCTGAGTGTTTGATAGATTTGCTTATCCTTCATTTGCAACGCAATCTTTGTCACTCCCACGTTGGAGGAATAAGCGAGGACCTCGGTGGCGGTTAACTTTTTATAATGATGTTTCTCGTCGGCTTCACTAATTGTTCGACCATCCACTTCGACTTTTCCTCCGGAAGTGTCGATCACTGTATTCGGCTCAATCACTCCGTCGCGGAGAGCTCCACCCATAAAGACCGTTTTGATGGTGCTTCCTGGCTCGTAAAGATCCGTAAAAATGCGGTTCCGTCTTTGCGAGGTGTTGGCTTGCGAAGGTCGATTGAGATCGTAATCCGGTTGCGAGGACATCGCTAAAATTTCCGAACTTCTGGGATCCATAACAATCGCCCAAGCGGCATCCGCCTCATGAAACTCGATGGATTTTTTAAGCTCTTGATCCACATAGGACTGCAGATCACCGTCAATCGTTAAGTAAACATCCTCACCATCGCGATCCTGCATAAAGATCCAACCGTCTTCCACCAGAAACCGGCCCCGCGCATCTTTAGGTAAGTGTAACTCCTGCAGATCCGCTCTTAAAAAGGAGTCATACTGAGATTCAATTCCCTCTAGTCCTCGCCCATCAGCGCCGACAAAACCCACCACATGCGACAAAACGTTTTTACGAGGATAGATGCGCTTGTATTCCTCTTTAAAGCCCAAGCCTTTTTCGTTCCAGCTCATAATCTTATTGCGGACCTCTTCGTTCTGCAGTCGATCGATCCACACGAAACGAGTGTTGGGTTTTTTCAGTTTGTTCAGAATATCTTTTTGTGACAGATCTAAAACTTTCGAAAGTCTCATCGCGAGCAGACGCGGCCGCTTGATTAAGGTGGGATCGGCAAACAAAGAATAAGCTTGCACCGAAATGGCAAACTCTTGACCGTTTCGATCAAAAATATCACCACGTTTTGAATTGAGTTTAACGACACGCTGATACTGTTTAGCTTTGGCAGAAATAATTTTATGCGTCGGAAGCACTTGCAGCTGAAAACCACGGAGAATAAATATACACCAAATTCCGAGGAACCAAATCAGAATGATAACTAAGCGAGGCTTCATATGCTTCATACTTAGATATTATTTGATCACAACTGAGCCGCTGCCGGCAATGCGAATCACTTGTCCTTCTTTAGCGGATTGGAAGGTCAGCCGAGAGGTTGCGATTTTGCGAATGCGTTCTGGACTTGTCATCTTTGCCACTTGCACCAGTTTCAAACGCTGTTGCTCTCGCGCCTTTTTTTCTTTATGGGCCAGGTTAAGGATCGCATAACCCATTCGACGATTTTCCATTTTTACGAAGACTAAGCCAAAGAGTGTGAGCAGAATAAATAACACACTCATAAAGGGTTTTACGTTTTCAATGGTTCTCTTCATCGTTGTCGCTCCTGCGGAAGGCTCTTAATTTAGCGCTGCGGGATCGAGGATTTTCTTTTTCTTCCTCGCGACTGGCGACGATGACCTTTTTATTGATCTTCCGTCCCCACTCTTCGTTCTCTTTAAACAGCGTCTTCACTATTCTATCCTCTAAGGAGTGAAAAGTAATCACGACCAGGATACCTCCTGGGACTAAAGACCGGATGAAGTTGGGAATGGATTCGCGCACCTGCTCGAGCTCTTGATTAACCAACAAACGTAACGCCATAAAATACTGGGTGGCGGGATTTTTTCCTTTTTGTCTCCACCCATCCACTCGTTCTATCAGGCCGGCCAGTTGACGAGTGGTTTCAAAGGGTTTTTCTTTTCGATCATGCACAATCGCTCGCACGACCCGAAACGGACTGCGAATCTCTCCGTAGTTTTTAAAGATCTCAACGAGCTGCTCTTCGTCCCACTCATTGATCACCTCAGCGGCCGTCGTTTTTTGATTTTGATCCATCCTCATGTCCAAAGGGCCGTCATGATAAAAGCTAAAACCCCGATGAGCCTGGTCGAGCTGAGGCGAACTGACACCGAGATCTAACAGAATAAAATCAAACTGAGGACGAGGCTCTAATTTTTGAGCATATTGCGAAAAGCTGGTGCGCTCCAAGCGCAATAGACCATTTTTGATCTCTTCGGAAAAGGTGGTGGCCCCGAACTCGAGAGCCTCATGATCTCGATCTAGCCCGATCGCTTTAATTCCCGGAAACGCTTTAAGAATTTCTCGGGTGTGGCCGCCGCGGCCAAATGTTCCATCCAACAACATTTCTGGCTTTTTCTCATAGGTGGAGAAGGCGCCTAAAACTTCGCTCAGCAAGACGGGAACATGTTCGCTCATAGTCCCCATCCTATTCGCAGAACCAGGCTATGGGCAAGACTTAAGGAGGGGTTTTCTGCTGCTGGAGACTAGCACCCGGTCTCATTATGGTGATAGCATAGGATGAGAGCCAATCTATGATGAAATGCCCGAAGTGTTTTTTCGAACAACCGCCCGATACCTATTGCGCCCAATGCGGCGTCAATATGGAAACTTATAAACCGGCGCCGACTCCAAGACTCAAAATGATTTTAACCAACTGGATGGTTCATCTGGCCGTTTTAATTTCGGTCATTGTGGGATTGGTTCTCTATGATCGCGATAAACCTCGCTCAACTCAAACTTCAGTTTCGCAGGCCGCTTATAAACGAAATGTGAAACAAGCCGCACCTAAAGAGATCGAAGCTGCGCCCACTGAAGAGTCCGTGGTGGCTGCGGCCGTACCCAAAGAAATCAAACCCGCACCGTTTCGTAAAAGCTTAAATCCAGAAACTCTTTCCAATGAACCCGAAGATCCGCCCGCGCCAAAAGTCGCCGCAGCGGCACCGACACTCTTGAATGTTCAAGGGATGAACGTGACCTTCTATCATGCCTCTCGCAATCCCCTCATCGAAATTCAAAGAGACGCTCGTCCCATTAATATCGGTGGAGATGGCACCGGCGGCATCGTTTTAAAAAAACTGCTGGATGGACTTCAGGAAAATGGCGGATTAAAAAACGTGGCGAAAAATTCCTACAGAGATTTTCAGGTCGGGCAGTCGATTGTCATCTTTAAAGGTCAGCGCAGTATTGTGTCTTCCAAAAATATTGGTCTTAATTTTCAAATCACGCCCCTCAAAAAAGAGGGAACCAGCGCCACTCTCGAAGTCAAAGCATGGAGTAATATCCAAGATCCCACCAAAGATGACGAGCTCTTTACCAGCGAGATGACACTGAACACACAATCCGTGGGCTTTATTGCGGGCTTCCTCCCTAAAGATCGCCCCATCAATGATGAAGAAAAGAGCCTGTTTGAGACGGATCGTACCCTCAAAATTTACAATAATCCTGCCTTTTGGGACGATGCTATCGATCTCATAATGTTCATTGAATTCACGGGTAAGCCTTGATATAAA is a genomic window of Bdellovibrionales bacterium containing:
- a CDS encoding cell division protein; protein product: MKPRLVIILIWFLGIWCIFILRGFQLQVLPTHKIISAKAKQYQRVVKLNSKRGDIFDRNGQEFAISVQAYSLFADPTLIKRPRLLAMRLSKVLDLSQKDILNKLKKPNTRFVWIDRLQNEEVRNKIMSWNEKGLGFKEEYKRIYPRKNVLSHVVGFVGADGRGLEGIESQYDSFLRADLQELHLPKDARGRFLVEDGWIFMQDRDGEDVYLTIDGDLQSYVDQELKKSIEFHEADAAWAIVMDPRSSEILAMSSQPDYDLNRPSQANTSQRRNRIFTDLYEPGSTIKTVFMGGALRDGVIEPNTVIDTSGGKVEVDGRTISEADEKHHYKKLTATEVLAYSSNVGVTKIALQMKDKQIYQTLRDFGFGEKTGLDLLGESKGILSLPPWRDHHKANIAFGHGVAVSALQVANAYAAIANGGNLNRPYLVKQKRGIDGLITVTQPQFVRKVLSSKDAARLKMMLSATTSDHGTGTTARVKGFPVAGKTGTAQKVNPEGRGYIPGAYISSFIGFLPANSPEILIYVVIDNPKKHGYYASQTAAPIFSKIAEFAINRRGIAPVFVAETDLIKSEEKTIAESEAQTPASVVVVPNMEGWTLRETMRFMKAKEIDFKVVGKKGRVVKTAPSEGEAWPSDKPFTVFTE
- a CDS encoding cell division protein FtsL is translated as MKRTIENVKPFMSVLFILLTLFGLVFVKMENRRMGYAILNLAHKEKKAREQQRLKLVQVAKMTSPERIRKIATSRLTFQSAKEGQVIRIAGSGSVVIK
- the rsmH gene encoding 16S rRNA (cytosine(1402)-N(4))-methyltransferase RsmH; the encoded protein is MSEHVPVLLSEVLGAFSTYEKKPEMLLDGTFGRGGHTREILKAFPGIKAIGLDRDHEALEFGATTFSEEIKNGLLRLERTSFSQYAQKLEPRPQFDFILLDLGVSSPQLDQAHRGFSFYHDGPLDMRMDQNQKTTAAEVINEWDEEQLVEIFKNYGEIRSPFRVVRAIVHDRKEKPFETTRQLAGLIERVDGWRQKGKNPATQYFMALRLLVNQELEQVRESIPNFIRSLVPGGILVVITFHSLEDRIVKTLFKENEEWGRKINKKVIVASREEEKENPRSRSAKLRAFRRSDNDEENH